Below is a window of Agrobacterium vitis DNA.
ATGTTGTCACCGGCATCAGCGATTTCCAGCCGCAGAACCGACCGACGGGTGCTGCGCGCGACACGGAAATCCGGCTCATCTCACCGCCATGCAGGCCGCGCAACGTCACAAGCTGTGCCTCGCCTTCCAGCGTCACGGCATTGGCGACCAGCCGTCCGCCTGGCTTCAGCGCCTGCCAGCAGGCCTCAAACAGACCTTCAGTGTTGATGCCGCCGCCGATGAAAATCACATCCGGCGGATCAAGCTTCAGCAGTCCCGCCGGTGCTTCGGCCTCGACAATCTCCAGATCCGGCACGCCCAGCACCTCGGCATTGTCGCGCATCATCGCCAGCCGCTCGGGCTTCGGCTCGATTGCGATAGCACGGGTGCCCATGCCAGCGCGCAACCATTCAATGGCGATGGAGCCGCAACCGGCACCGACATCCCAGAGCAACGCATTGGGAAACGGTGCCAGATGTGCAAGCGTTACCGCCCTCACCTCACGCTTGGTCAATTGCCCATCGTGACGGAAGGCATCGTCCGGCAGGCCCGGCACCGGCGAGAGAATCGTCCCTGCACCGGCGCAATCTACGGCCAGCGTGTTGAAATCGGCAATCCCCGGCAGCTGCGCCAGCAGGTCTTGTGCGGTGATGTGCAGAATGCGCTCCAGCGCACCGCCCATATGTTCCAGCACATGCAGCATGGACGCCCCAAAGCCGCGCCGCACCAGCAGGTCGGCAGCCTCGAAAACCGTTTCGGCATTGGAGGTCAGGGCGAGGATTCGCGCACCCGGCAGCACATGCCGGTTGAGATAGGACAGCGGGCGGCCATGCAGCGAAATCTGTGCCACACTTTGCAAGGGCCAGCCAAGCCGGGCGGCGGCCAGCGAAAAGGCCGAGGGGCTGGGCAGGACCCGCATTTCCTCTGGCTGCACATAGCGCCGCAGCGTAGCACCGATGCCGAAATGCATGG
It encodes the following:
- the cbiE gene encoding precorrin-6y C5,15-methyltransferase (decarboxylating) subunit CbiE, giving the protein MTEASSDPWLTIIGIGDGSLASLTPQQLAHLSEAQVLVLGERLEHAVADAIPHVRRILTWGAGFRETLDQLLALRGTPVVVVATGDPMHFGIGATLRRYVQPEEMRVLPSPSAFSLAAARLGWPLQSVAQISLHGRPLSYLNRHVLPGARILALTSNAETVFEAADLLVRRGFGASMLHVLEHMGGALERILHITAQDLLAQLPGIADFNTLAVDCAGAGTILSPVPGLPDDAFRHDGQLTKREVRAVTLAHLAPFPNALLWDVGAGCGSIAIEWLRAGMGTRAIAIEPKPERLAMMRDNAEVLGVPDLEIVEAEAPAGLLKLDPPDVIFIGGGINTEGLFEACWQALKPGGRLVANAVTLEGEAQLVTLRGLHGGEMSRISVSRAAPVGRFCGWKSLMPVTTWSVSK